One region of Anaeromyxobacter paludicola genomic DNA includes:
- the scpB gene encoding SMC-Scp complex subunit ScpB, protein MTEEQKDPAAPEGEAPAEAAPEAAPAGEGSAANAGAEAQGAPEPAGEDAPVADVPPAGEEPPPPAPPRASPGVSADELQALQAAEEAKGDEELDEVEAASIDVQEAEKEEPFEKLQAAAKKLSPERVRAILETLLFLSEKPLAVEDVRRATGLEPARIEKAFDKLSGQYREGVSGIVLHEVAGGWQLRTSPDTADYARRFLKVKPQRLTRAALETLAIIAYRQPVTRPEIEEIRSVDCGAVVKALLERKLIKILGKKEEPGRPMLYGTTREFLEFFALKDLASLPTLREFHELSEEHRDIVEKEAPEPESPGIEGIVAELTDPALRAALEASQAESDAALDELEKAMAAAEEKTRVAAQALDPKPPPPEGGELPLAPADGAPPPPKPES, encoded by the coding sequence ATGACCGAGGAGCAGAAGGATCCCGCCGCCCCCGAGGGCGAGGCGCCCGCCGAGGCGGCCCCCGAGGCCGCGCCGGCCGGGGAGGGGAGCGCCGCGAACGCCGGCGCCGAGGCGCAGGGCGCGCCCGAGCCGGCCGGGGAGGACGCCCCGGTCGCCGACGTGCCGCCCGCCGGCGAGGAGCCGCCCCCGCCGGCGCCGCCGCGCGCCTCGCCCGGCGTCTCCGCCGACGAGCTGCAGGCGCTCCAGGCCGCCGAGGAGGCCAAGGGAGACGAGGAGCTCGACGAGGTCGAGGCGGCCAGCATCGACGTCCAGGAGGCGGAGAAGGAGGAGCCGTTCGAGAAGCTCCAGGCCGCCGCCAAGAAGCTCTCCCCGGAGCGGGTGCGGGCCATCCTCGAGACCCTGCTGTTCCTCTCCGAGAAGCCGCTCGCCGTCGAGGACGTCCGCCGCGCCACCGGCCTCGAGCCGGCGCGCATCGAGAAGGCCTTCGACAAGCTCTCCGGCCAGTACCGCGAGGGCGTCTCGGGCATCGTGCTCCACGAGGTGGCCGGCGGCTGGCAGCTCCGCACCAGCCCCGACACCGCCGACTACGCCCGGCGCTTCCTCAAGGTGAAGCCGCAGCGGCTCACCCGCGCCGCCCTCGAGACGCTCGCCATCATCGCCTACCGCCAGCCGGTGACCCGCCCCGAGATCGAGGAGATCCGGAGCGTGGACTGCGGCGCGGTGGTGAAGGCGCTCCTCGAGCGCAAGCTCATCAAGATCCTGGGCAAGAAGGAGGAGCCGGGCCGCCCCATGCTGTACGGGACCACCCGCGAGTTCCTCGAGTTCTTCGCCCTCAAGGACCTGGCCTCGCTACCGACGCTGCGCGAGTTCCACGAGCTCTCCGAGGAGCACCGCGACATCGTCGAGAAGGAGGCCCCGGAGCCCGAGTCCCCCGGCATCGAGGGGATCGTGGCGGAGCTCACCGACCCGGCGCTGCGCGCCGCCCTCGAGGCGAGCCAGGCCGAGAGCGACGCCGCCCTCGACGAGCTCGAGAAGGCGATGGCGGCCGCCGAGGAGAAGACGCGCGTCGCCGCCCAGGCGCTCGACCCGAAGCCCCCGCCGCCCGAGGGGGGAGAGCTCCCGCTCGCGCCCGCGGACGGCGCCCCCCCGCCGCCGAAGCCGGAGAGCTAG
- a CDS encoding segregation and condensation protein A, whose product MAPPPSAADRAALDAFKVTLPAAKPGEPPFEGPLDLLLHLVKEHQLDLFDIPIARITEGYLATLERLRELDIDIAGEFLHMAAQLMLMKSKLLLPRTEVAEDAPVDDASGVDPRAELVRRLLEYQKYKAAGEDLGQRDVLERDVFTRKVRLPPPEAPEGPEGLADISVFKLIQALDRALKNAKPEFGHEVVTDRLSITDAISRVADLLRARRQATFSELLEGTEGEAPRTRSSIIATFLALLEMGKLKLIRIFQSGVEEEGPGAEILVEAKDSLLAGDVSADVDYR is encoded by the coding sequence GTGGCGCCGCCGCCGTCGGCCGCCGATCGCGCCGCGCTCGACGCCTTCAAGGTCACGCTCCCGGCCGCGAAGCCGGGCGAGCCGCCCTTCGAGGGGCCGCTGGACCTGCTCCTGCACCTCGTGAAGGAGCACCAGCTCGACCTGTTCGACATCCCGATCGCGCGCATCACCGAGGGCTACCTCGCGACGCTGGAGCGGCTGCGCGAGCTCGACATCGACATCGCCGGCGAGTTCCTCCACATGGCGGCGCAGCTCATGCTCATGAAGAGCAAGCTGCTCCTGCCGCGCACCGAGGTGGCCGAGGACGCGCCGGTGGACGACGCGTCGGGCGTGGACCCGCGCGCCGAGCTGGTCCGCCGGCTGCTCGAGTACCAGAAGTACAAGGCGGCCGGGGAGGACCTCGGCCAGCGCGACGTGCTCGAGCGCGACGTCTTCACGCGCAAGGTGCGCCTGCCGCCGCCCGAGGCGCCGGAGGGGCCCGAGGGGCTCGCCGACATCTCGGTGTTCAAGCTCATCCAGGCGCTCGACCGCGCGCTCAAGAACGCCAAGCCCGAGTTCGGCCACGAGGTGGTGACCGACCGGCTCAGCATCACCGACGCCATCTCGCGGGTGGCCGACCTCCTGCGGGCCCGTCGCCAGGCCACCTTCTCGGAGCTGCTCGAGGGGACCGAGGGCGAGGCCCCGCGCACCCGCTCCAGCATCATCGCCACCTTCCTGGCGCTGCTCGAGATGGGCAAGCTGAAGCTCATCCGCATCTTCCAGTCGGGCGTCGAGGAGGAGGGGCCGGGGGCGGAGATCCTGGTGGAGGCCAAGGACTCCCTGCTCGCCGGCGACGTCTCCGCCGACGTGGACTACCGCTGA
- the trpS gene encoding tryptophan--tRNA ligase, whose translation MSEPLQPIVVSGMRPTGRLHLGHLHGAIANWVKLQSNHRCFYFSADWHALTTSYDRTEVIRESQREMFVDWIAAGIDPERASLFIQSQVKEHAELYLLLGMITPLGWLERCPTFKDQKEQLTDRDLNLYGFLGYPVLMTADVVLYKANAVPVGVDQIPHLELSREIVRRFNFHFGEVFPEPKPLLTEAAKVLGTDGRKMSKSYGNAIDLGESAESTTKKIMGMVTDPSRKRRQDPGNPDVCGIYDLHKVYSPPEVLEWSATGCRSAGIGCVDCKKKLLEKLAPDQERLRERRESLLARPGDLDELIRIGTGKARAEAQRTMAEVREAMKL comes from the coding sequence ATGTCCGAACCGCTCCAGCCCATCGTGGTCTCGGGGATGCGCCCCACCGGGCGCCTCCACCTCGGCCACCTGCACGGCGCCATCGCCAACTGGGTGAAGCTGCAGTCGAACCACCGCTGCTTCTACTTCAGCGCCGACTGGCACGCGCTCACCACGAGCTACGACCGGACCGAGGTGATCCGCGAGTCCCAGCGCGAGATGTTCGTGGACTGGATCGCCGCCGGCATCGACCCGGAGCGCGCCTCGCTCTTCATCCAGAGCCAGGTGAAGGAGCACGCCGAGCTCTACCTGCTGCTCGGGATGATCACGCCCCTCGGCTGGCTGGAGCGCTGCCCCACCTTCAAGGACCAGAAGGAGCAGCTCACCGACCGCGACCTCAACCTCTACGGCTTCCTCGGCTACCCGGTGCTGATGACCGCCGACGTGGTGCTCTACAAGGCCAACGCGGTGCCGGTCGGCGTGGACCAGATCCCGCACCTCGAGCTCTCGCGCGAGATCGTGCGCCGCTTCAACTTCCACTTCGGCGAGGTCTTCCCCGAGCCGAAGCCGCTCCTCACCGAGGCGGCCAAGGTGCTCGGCACCGACGGCCGCAAGATGTCGAAGAGCTACGGCAACGCCATCGACCTCGGCGAGAGCGCCGAGTCCACGACCAAGAAGATCATGGGGATGGTGACCGACCCGTCGCGCAAGCGGCGGCAGGACCCGGGCAACCCCGACGTCTGCGGCATCTACGACCTGCACAAGGTCTACTCGCCGCCGGAGGTCCTCGAGTGGTCGGCGACCGGCTGCCGCTCGGCCGGGATCGGCTGCGTGGACTGCAAGAAGAAGCTGCTCGAGAAGCTCGCCCCCGACCAGGAGCGGCTCCGGGAACGGCGCGAGTCGCTGCTCGCGCGCCCCGGCGACCTCGACGAGCTCATCCGGATCGGCACCGGCAAGGCGCGCGCGGAGGCCCAGCGCACCATGGCCGAGGTGCGCGAGGCGATGAAGCTCTAG
- a CDS encoding site-2 protease family protein produces the protein MNLDQLRQGAMLLVPLILSLTVHEFAHAWSASRLGDDTAERMGRLTLNPFAHIDLFGTILLPLLGIPFGWAKPVPIDPSRFRRSVKVSTGTMLTAGAGPLANVALAFVCLLLLALGLRFAPELVGRHSPGAALLSMCVSLNVTLAVFNLIPVPPLDGSRVLEGLLPYRWRPGWERFAAFSPFLLIGVIFLGPRLIAGPSDLLLSLLFRLVNVIA, from the coding sequence TTGAATCTGGATCAACTCCGCCAGGGGGCGATGCTGCTCGTCCCCCTCATCCTGTCGCTCACCGTCCACGAGTTCGCCCACGCCTGGAGCGCCTCCAGGCTGGGCGACGACACGGCGGAGCGCATGGGGCGGCTGACGCTCAACCCGTTCGCGCACATCGACCTGTTCGGCACCATCCTGCTGCCGTTGCTCGGGATCCCGTTCGGCTGGGCGAAGCCGGTGCCCATCGATCCGTCGCGGTTCCGCCGGAGCGTCAAGGTGAGCACCGGGACCATGCTGACGGCCGGCGCCGGGCCGCTCGCCAACGTGGCCCTCGCCTTCGTCTGCCTCCTCCTGCTGGCGCTCGGGCTGCGCTTCGCCCCCGAGCTCGTGGGGCGCCACTCGCCGGGCGCGGCGCTCCTCTCGATGTGCGTGAGCCTCAACGTCACGCTCGCGGTCTTCAACCTCATCCCGGTCCCGCCGCTCGACGGCAGCCGGGTGCTCGAGGGGCTCCTGCCGTACCGGTGGCGGCCCGGCTGGGAGCGCTTCGCGGCGTTCTCGCCGTTCCTGCTCATCGGCGTCATCTTCCTCGGCCCGCGCCTCATCGCCGGCCCGTCCGACCTGCTCCTCTCGCTGCTCTTCCGGCTCGTGAACGTCATCGCCTAG
- the xerD gene encoding site-specific tyrosine recombinase XerD: protein MSALDPALDLFLAHVRVEKGLSEHSVEGYGRDLRRYLDDLDGQGVSDWAAVTRRHLAAHLAALTAKGLSPRSQARALSAIRGLHRLLVSERISQVDPTEEVDSPRKERRLPVVLSRDEVVRLVEAPPLRTAAGIRDRAMLEVLYATGLRVSELVGLGVNDVNLETRVLLARGKGKKERIVPLGAPAAEAVKLYLAAAREKLLHGRRSKDLFVTPRGARMTRQGFYKLVNRYARAAGIARRISPHKLRHSFATHLLAGGADLRAVQAMLGHADISTTQIYTHVERSQVQRVYARTHPRA from the coding sequence ATGAGCGCGCTCGACCCGGCCCTGGACCTCTTCCTCGCCCACGTCCGGGTGGAGAAGGGGCTCTCCGAGCACAGCGTCGAGGGCTACGGCCGCGACCTCCGCCGCTACCTCGACGACCTGGACGGGCAGGGGGTCTCGGACTGGGCCGCGGTCACCCGGCGCCACCTCGCCGCCCACCTCGCCGCGCTCACCGCGAAGGGGCTCTCGCCGCGCAGCCAGGCCCGGGCGCTCTCCGCCATCCGGGGCCTGCACCGGCTCCTCGTCTCCGAGCGGATCTCGCAGGTCGATCCGACCGAGGAGGTGGACTCGCCGCGCAAGGAGCGGCGGCTGCCGGTGGTGCTCTCGCGCGACGAGGTGGTGCGGCTCGTGGAGGCGCCGCCGCTCCGGACCGCCGCCGGGATCCGCGACCGGGCCATGCTGGAGGTGCTCTACGCCACCGGCCTGCGCGTCTCGGAGCTCGTCGGGCTCGGGGTGAACGACGTCAACCTCGAGACCCGGGTGCTGCTCGCGCGCGGGAAGGGGAAGAAGGAGCGGATCGTCCCGCTCGGCGCCCCCGCGGCGGAGGCGGTGAAGCTCTACCTGGCCGCCGCCCGCGAGAAGCTCCTGCACGGCCGGCGGAGCAAGGATCTCTTCGTCACGCCCCGCGGCGCCCGGATGACGCGGCAGGGCTTCTACAAGCTCGTGAACCGGTACGCGCGGGCGGCGGGCATCGCCCGGCGCATCTCTCCCCACAAGCTGCGCCACAGCTTCGCGACCCACCTCCTCGCCGGCGGCGCCGACCTCCGCGCGGTGCAGGCGATGCTGGGCCACGCCGACATCTCGACCACGCAGATCTACACCCACGTGGAGCGCAGCCAGGTCCAGCGCGTGTACGCGCGGACCCACCCCCGCGCCTGA
- a CDS encoding L-threonylcarbamoyladenylate synthase — MAAAPILEIDPQHPQPRAVERAVSVLASSGLVAFPTDTYYGLGCDLFDKRAIERIYLLKQMPKEHELSFICADLAEISRYAIVDNTAYRVLRRKAPGPYTFILPATRLVPDLVLRRQKTVGIRIPDSPIALALVKGLAHPIISTSAAAPDGEVLIDPRDIKERLGHGLDLILDGGYQPNEPSTVVDLCGPEPVVVREGKGDVSDLLT, encoded by the coding sequence ATGGCTGCCGCGCCCATCCTCGAGATCGACCCCCAGCATCCGCAGCCCCGCGCGGTCGAGCGCGCCGTCTCCGTGCTCGCCTCGAGCGGCCTCGTCGCCTTCCCGACCGACACCTACTACGGGCTCGGCTGCGACCTCTTCGACAAGCGCGCCATCGAGCGGATCTACCTGCTGAAGCAGATGCCGAAGGAGCACGAGCTCTCCTTCATCTGCGCCGACCTGGCCGAGATCTCGCGCTACGCCATCGTGGACAACACCGCGTACCGGGTGCTGCGGCGCAAGGCGCCCGGCCCGTACACCTTCATCCTCCCGGCGACCCGGCTCGTGCCGGACCTCGTGCTCCGCCGCCAGAAGACGGTGGGCATCCGCATCCCCGACAGCCCCATCGCGCTCGCCCTGGTGAAGGGGCTCGCGCACCCGATCATCTCCACCTCCGCGGCGGCGCCGGACGGCGAGGTGCTCATCGACCCGCGCGACATCAAGGAGCGGCTCGGCCACGGGCTCGACCTCATCCTCGACGGCGGGTACCAGCCGAACGAGCCGTCCACCGTGGTGGACCTCTGCGGGCCTGAGCCGGTGGTCGTGCGCGAGGGCAAGGGCGACGTCTCCGACCTCCTGACCTGA
- a CDS encoding general stress protein B encodes MAEEKKGGNKGAMTVSEAGRKGGVRVRETRGRKFYEEIGKKGGETVKAERGRKFYEEIGKKGGDTVKAERGPRFYEEIGKKGGETIKAERGTPFYEEIGRKGGHKVRELIEKGKAGAEETAVTDHEK; translated from the coding sequence ATGGCTGAGGAGAAGAAGGGCGGCAACAAGGGCGCGATGACCGTGTCGGAGGCGGGACGCAAGGGCGGCGTCCGGGTGCGCGAGACGCGCGGCCGGAAGTTCTACGAGGAGATCGGGAAGAAGGGCGGCGAGACGGTCAAGGCCGAGCGCGGCCGGAAGTTCTACGAGGAGATCGGGAAGAAGGGCGGCGACACGGTCAAGGCCGAGCGCGGGCCCCGCTTCTACGAGGAGATCGGCAAGAAGGGCGGCGAGACCATCAAGGCCGAGCGCGGCACGCCCTTCTACGAGGAGATCGGTCGGAAGGGCGGACACAAGGTCCGCGAGCTGATCGAGAAAGGCAAGGCCGGCGCCGAGGAGACGGCCGTGACGGATCACGAGAAGTGA
- a CDS encoding RimK family alpha-L-glutamate ligase, producing MVTAWPEEDWHSQRLLEALGRRGAASAVDPASLSAFVEEGVDVRAGGEPAGRFDAFVLVRGLGRAGDPDVQFEIYRALEESGAVVVNAIDALLAAQDKFRTTCLLARAGLPTPRAAVAQRPEEADAALEALGDAVLKPVTGSLGEGLLRVRDDAAGREALRERLARDGAVYLQEFVPTGGTDLRLFVVGGAVVGAMERVAPPGEWRTNVAQGARVRAYEAAGEVRAVAESAAAALGLDYAGVDLADGGEGMTVLEVNGNPSWRGILEATGQDMAERIADHVLARATCRLRRGVKSKLQETGATHG from the coding sequence GTGGTGACGGCCTGGCCGGAGGAGGACTGGCACAGCCAGCGGCTCCTGGAGGCGCTCGGCCGGCGCGGGGCCGCCAGCGCCGTGGACCCCGCGAGCCTCTCGGCCTTCGTGGAGGAAGGTGTCGACGTGCGAGCAGGAGGCGAGCCGGCCGGGCGCTTCGACGCCTTCGTCCTCGTGCGGGGCCTCGGCCGGGCCGGGGACCCCGACGTGCAGTTCGAGATCTACCGCGCCCTCGAGGAGTCCGGGGCGGTGGTGGTGAACGCCATCGACGCGCTCCTGGCTGCCCAGGACAAGTTCCGCACGACCTGCCTGCTCGCTCGGGCGGGGCTGCCGACCCCCCGCGCGGCGGTGGCGCAGCGGCCGGAGGAGGCCGACGCCGCCCTCGAGGCCCTGGGCGACGCGGTGCTGAAGCCCGTCACCGGATCGCTCGGCGAGGGGCTGCTGCGGGTCCGCGACGACGCCGCCGGGCGCGAGGCGCTCCGGGAGCGGCTCGCCCGCGACGGGGCGGTGTACCTCCAGGAGTTCGTGCCGACCGGCGGGACCGACCTCAGGCTCTTCGTGGTGGGGGGCGCGGTGGTGGGAGCCATGGAGCGGGTCGCGCCTCCGGGGGAGTGGCGCACCAACGTGGCGCAGGGGGCGCGCGTCCGCGCCTACGAGGCCGCGGGCGAGGTGCGCGCGGTCGCCGAGAGCGCGGCGGCGGCGCTCGGGCTCGACTATGCCGGAGTGGACCTGGCGGACGGCGGGGAAGGCATGACCGTCCTCGAAGTGAACGGAAACCCGAGCTGGCGCGGCATCCTCGAGGCCACCGGGCAGGACATGGCGGAGCGGATCGCCGATCACGTGCTCGCGAGGGCCACGTGCCGGCTCCGGCGCGGCGTCAAGTCGAAGCTGCAAGAGACGGGAGCGACACATGGCTGA